Proteins from a single region of Corynebacterium pseudogenitalium:
- the ftsZ gene encoding cell division protein FtsZ, translating to MTSPANYLAMIRVVGVGGGGVNAVNRMIEEGLKGVEFVAINTDSQALLFTDADTKLDIGREATRGLGAGANPEVGRTSAEDHKQEIEESLKGSDMVFVTAGEGGGTGTGAAPVVAGIAKKMGALTIGVVTRPFTFEGKRRTRQALEGIANLKEVCDTVIVIPNDRLLQLGDSDLSMMDAFRAADEVLYNGVQGITNLITIPGMINVDFADVRSVMADAGSALMGVGSSRGENRVMNAMEQAINSPLLETTMEGAKGVLISVAGGSDLGLNETSAAASIVEEKADDDANIIFGTIIDDNLGDEVRVTIIATGFDEKANARPDAQQPVDAAAASAEEGAAPSPSRGSLFEDRAPETERDDSYQARHRYEPHRSGLFTGGESESSYERRGREERGGDDFDVDVPDFLR from the coding sequence ATGACCTCTCCCGCAAACTACCTCGCCATGATCCGCGTCGTCGGTGTCGGTGGCGGTGGCGTTAACGCTGTCAACCGCATGATCGAAGAGGGCCTGAAAGGTGTGGAGTTCGTTGCGATCAACACGGACTCGCAGGCACTGCTCTTTACGGATGCAGACACCAAGCTCGACATCGGGCGTGAGGCGACTCGCGGACTTGGCGCCGGAGCAAACCCTGAGGTTGGCCGGACCTCCGCTGAGGATCACAAGCAGGAAATCGAAGAGTCGCTGAAGGGCTCGGACATGGTCTTCGTGACCGCTGGCGAGGGCGGCGGTACGGGTACTGGCGCTGCACCAGTTGTCGCGGGTATCGCGAAGAAGATGGGTGCGCTGACCATTGGCGTTGTCACCCGTCCGTTCACGTTCGAGGGCAAGCGGCGCACCCGTCAGGCGCTCGAGGGCATCGCGAACCTGAAGGAAGTGTGCGACACCGTCATTGTCATTCCGAACGACCGACTGTTGCAGCTGGGTGATTCGGACCTGTCCATGATGGATGCATTCCGCGCTGCGGATGAGGTGCTCTACAACGGTGTTCAGGGTATTACGAACCTGATCACCATTCCGGGCATGATTAACGTCGACTTCGCAGACGTGCGCTCGGTGATGGCCGACGCCGGCTCCGCCCTGATGGGCGTCGGCTCCTCCCGCGGTGAAAACCGCGTGATGAATGCGATGGAGCAGGCGATCAACTCGCCACTGCTGGAAACCACGATGGAGGGCGCGAAGGGCGTGCTCATTTCCGTTGCTGGTGGTTCCGATCTCGGCCTGAACGAGACGAGTGCCGCAGCGTCCATCGTCGAAGAGAAGGCAGACGACGACGCGAACATCATCTTCGGCACGATCATAGACGACAACCTCGGTGACGAGGTGCGCGTCACGATTATCGCAACTGGCTTCGACGAGAAGGCCAACGCTCGCCCGGATGCCCAGCAGCCGGTCGATGCTGCAGCCGCATCGGCGGAAGAAGGCGCGGCGCCGTCTCCATCGCGTGGTTCACTGTTTGAGGATCGAGCTCCGGAGACGGAACGCGACGACTCCTACCAGGCGCGTCACCGCTACGAGCCGCACCGCTCGGGCCTCTTCACCGGCGGGGAGTCCGAATCCTCCTATGAGCGTCGTGGACGCGAGGAGCGCGGCGGCGATGATTTTGACGTCGATGTCCCTGATTTCTTGCGTTAG
- a CDS encoding cell division protein FtsQ/DivIB: MTEQTEQEAFESDHLDEFGDEDAQTRSKSKRKRRFAIAGAVIAGLAVCGIALPFTPLMPVKGVVVDGNDVLTPEAVQAQSDIELGTPMGLVKVRRAAENIVQDPWVDVVTVHRDWPSTVRVDLKERVAVAYLQQPDGAHLIDTEGKDFLIAEPPVGAMELVGVDVENKEQMRDAVAIAASISSGARAQVAALEANGRYSFVLRLHDNRRVVWGASEDNANKSLAFETVLQREGAEFNISNPELITAR, translated from the coding sequence GTGACAGAGCAGACAGAGCAGGAAGCCTTCGAGTCGGACCACCTCGACGAGTTTGGTGATGAGGACGCTCAAACGCGCAGCAAGAGCAAGCGCAAGCGTCGCTTCGCTATCGCGGGAGCTGTCATCGCTGGTCTCGCTGTGTGCGGAATTGCGTTGCCGTTTACACCGTTGATGCCGGTGAAGGGTGTGGTTGTTGATGGCAACGACGTGCTCACGCCCGAGGCGGTGCAAGCCCAGTCCGACATTGAGCTGGGCACGCCTATGGGGCTGGTCAAGGTGCGCCGTGCTGCTGAGAACATCGTGCAGGACCCGTGGGTGGACGTTGTCACGGTGCACCGCGACTGGCCAAGCACTGTGAGAGTTGACCTCAAAGAGCGTGTCGCAGTGGCGTACTTGCAGCAGCCGGACGGGGCGCATCTGATCGATACTGAGGGCAAGGATTTTCTGATCGCTGAACCGCCGGTTGGGGCGATGGAGCTCGTGGGGGTCGACGTCGAGAACAAGGAGCAGATGCGGGACGCTGTGGCGATCGCGGCGTCGATAAGCAGTGGTGCGCGTGCGCAAGTTGCCGCTTTGGAGGCGAATGGCCGCTACTCATTCGTGCTGCGGTTACACGACAACCGCCGCGTGGTGTGGGGCGCCTCAGAAGACAATGCGAATAAGTCACTGGCCTTTGAAACCGTTTTGCAACGCGAGGGCGCCGAGTTCAATATTTCTAATCCGGAGCTGATTACCGCGCGGTAG
- the murC gene encoding UDP-N-acetylmuramate--L-alanine ligase: MSSEHTTAPGSVDLSRVHLVGIGGAGMSGVAHILLDRGAVVTGSDVKDSRPVRALRSQGAQVAVGHDAANLELTGQLPTVVVTSFAAIPKDNPELVRAKEEGIPVIRRSDLLGELMDGYTQLLLAGTHGKTSTTSMTVVALQAAGEDPSFAIGGQLNKAGTNAHHGAGDIFVAEADESDASLLRYKPNIAVITNIEPDHLDYFGTREAYFKVFDDFADRVQPGGFLVVCMDDEHAASCGERALQRGINVVGYGTEAAAAAHPDIPAGAVVIEERIDGSYVDVRARLNTGGASAEYSYRLSIPGRHMVLNSLAALLSSTLAGAEPERIAAGLSGFSGVRRRFEFKGLVEDGPFAGTRVYDDYAHHPTEVTAVLTAAREKVESEGKGARVVVCFQPHLYSRTQNFAQEFADALSLADVVMVLDIFGAREAPVEDVTSRLITDKMDSSVPVVLEPNFLAVPVTLASMVRPGDVILTMGAGSVTMLADEILAQLRQTEV; encoded by the coding sequence ATGTCTTCCGAACACACCACCGCGCCTGGTTCTGTGGATCTTTCCCGCGTACATCTGGTTGGTATCGGTGGCGCTGGCATGAGCGGTGTCGCCCACATCCTGCTTGACCGCGGGGCAGTAGTGACCGGGTCCGATGTGAAAGACTCCCGTCCAGTGCGTGCGTTGCGCTCGCAAGGTGCACAGGTCGCAGTTGGACACGACGCCGCGAACCTCGAGCTGACGGGGCAACTTCCGACCGTCGTGGTCACCAGCTTTGCTGCGATTCCGAAAGATAATCCGGAGTTGGTGCGTGCGAAGGAGGAGGGGATTCCTGTGATTCGCCGCTCAGATCTGCTCGGCGAGTTGATGGACGGTTACACGCAGCTCCTGCTAGCAGGCACGCATGGCAAGACGTCCACGACGTCCATGACCGTGGTGGCGTTGCAGGCTGCGGGGGAGGACCCTTCCTTTGCAATTGGCGGCCAGCTCAACAAGGCCGGCACCAATGCCCACCACGGTGCGGGCGATATTTTCGTGGCGGAGGCGGACGAGTCCGATGCTTCGTTGCTTCGCTACAAACCAAATATCGCCGTTATCACCAACATTGAGCCTGACCACCTGGACTACTTCGGCACGCGCGAGGCATACTTCAAGGTGTTCGACGACTTCGCCGATCGCGTGCAGCCCGGCGGTTTCCTCGTCGTTTGTATGGATGACGAGCACGCTGCAAGCTGTGGTGAGCGCGCATTGCAGCGCGGCATCAACGTCGTCGGCTACGGCACTGAAGCAGCGGCTGCAGCGCACCCAGACATTCCGGCAGGTGCAGTAGTTATAGAAGAGCGTATCGACGGCTCCTACGTCGACGTGCGTGCTCGACTCAACACCGGCGGCGCATCTGCTGAGTACTCCTACCGCCTGTCGATCCCCGGCCGGCACATGGTGCTCAACTCCCTGGCCGCGCTGTTGTCCTCGACGCTGGCGGGTGCGGAACCTGAACGGATTGCAGCGGGGCTGAGCGGGTTCTCCGGTGTCCGGCGCCGCTTCGAGTTTAAGGGCCTCGTAGAGGACGGGCCGTTCGCAGGTACCCGTGTCTACGACGACTACGCGCACCACCCAACCGAGGTCACCGCTGTGTTGACGGCGGCGCGGGAGAAAGTCGAGTCTGAGGGCAAGGGTGCGCGCGTCGTGGTGTGCTTCCAACCGCACCTGTACTCGCGCACACAGAACTTTGCCCAAGAGTTTGCTGACGCCCTCTCACTCGCGGATGTCGTCATGGTGCTGGACATCTTCGGCGCACGCGAAGCGCCCGTTGAAGATGTGACCAGCAGGCTCATTACTGACAAGATGGATAGCTCGGTGCCGGTAGTGCTTGAGCCCAATTTCCTCGCAGTACCGGTGACACTGGCATCAATGGTTCGTCCTGGGGACGTCATCCTAACGATGGGCGCTGGGTCGGTGACAATGCTCGCCGATGAGATCCTCGCGCAACTTCGGCAGACGGAGGTTTAG
- the murG gene encoding undecaprenyldiphospho-muramoylpentapeptide beta-N-acetylglucosaminyltransferase: protein MDKTQHTVVLAGGGTAGHIEPALAVGEVLREQYGANVVALGTERGLETTIVPARGFNLQLIDPVPIPRKKPWKLLGVPFKLARSVHQTRKVMKDSKAEAVFGTGGYVSASAYLAAASLRLPFFVLETNALAGMANKLGVKLGGVGINAVANSGMPGDVVGIPVRPGVGVDTDGAKALRGYKMWDLDPDKPVVLITGGSQGAVSINRAVAGAIEDITARGYQVLHAYGRKNDAPKPHEGYTAVPYIDDMEAAYAVADMVVCRSGAMTVAENSAAGLPAVYIPLPHGNGEQGLNSAHLVATGAAMRIDDAELTPDALARSVNEILGRPEHMQRMREALEHSGAGSVAEDLAARIIATITKE, encoded by the coding sequence ATGGACAAGACCCAGCACACAGTGGTGCTCGCAGGGGGAGGCACCGCGGGCCATATTGAACCGGCACTCGCGGTAGGCGAGGTGCTTCGCGAACAGTACGGCGCAAATGTGGTTGCGCTCGGAACTGAGCGTGGCCTGGAAACCACTATCGTCCCCGCGCGCGGCTTTAACCTTCAACTCATTGACCCTGTGCCGATCCCGCGCAAGAAGCCATGGAAGCTTCTTGGCGTACCGTTCAAACTTGCGCGTTCCGTGCACCAAACACGGAAGGTGATGAAGGATTCAAAGGCTGAGGCAGTCTTTGGTACGGGTGGCTATGTGTCGGCGTCTGCGTACCTTGCCGCGGCATCGTTGCGCCTACCATTTTTCGTCTTGGAAACGAACGCGTTGGCGGGTATGGCCAATAAGCTTGGCGTCAAGCTAGGTGGTGTCGGGATTAACGCCGTGGCGAACTCGGGGATGCCGGGTGATGTCGTGGGGATCCCGGTGCGTCCGGGAGTGGGCGTCGATACGGATGGAGCGAAAGCGCTGCGTGGGTACAAGATGTGGGACCTTGATCCGGACAAGCCGGTGGTTCTGATTACCGGTGGGTCCCAGGGTGCGGTGAGCATCAACCGGGCTGTTGCCGGGGCCATCGAGGACATCACGGCGCGCGGGTACCAGGTGCTGCACGCCTACGGCAGAAAGAACGACGCCCCGAAGCCACACGAAGGCTACACGGCGGTGCCGTACATCGACGACATGGAAGCTGCGTATGCCGTGGCGGACATGGTTGTGTGTCGCTCCGGCGCCATGACCGTGGCGGAAAACTCAGCCGCTGGCCTGCCAGCCGTTTACATCCCACTGCCGCACGGCAACGGCGAACAGGGGCTTAACTCGGCGCACCTGGTAGCTACCGGGGCGGCAATGCGTATCGATGACGCCGAGCTCACCCCAGACGCGCTTGCCCGCAGCGTCAACGAGATTTTGGGTCGGCCAGAGCACATGCAGCGCATGCGAGAAGCGCTCGAGCACTCTGGCGCGGGTAGTGTGGCAGAAGATCTCGCTGCACGGATCATTGCGACTATCACAAAGGAGTAA
- a CDS encoding FtsW/RodA/SpoVE family cell cycle protein, giving the protein MKRNRRQQPPARAPKTGTRDVPQSALGRAHTSFIAALEQRPLIDYTVIRTVVLVLAALGIVMVMSSSMASSFAASSSVWSTALRQSLMVLAGLVLFWVSLLVPPERIRKLATPLFLFAVFLLVLVLLIGTGREEVGSQSWLMFGSLTMQPSEFARVAIAIWGAAVLSKKQPPASAPAWQSPTAQFLLGAGVCILLIAKQGDAGMTMSFAAIVIFVLWFAGFPLKAIGILCGLIGAAAVMLFLLGGFRSQRFHVYFEALFGNFSDTRGAAFQTHQGFLSLADGSLFGVGLGQSRAKWFYLPEARNDFIFAVIGEELGMWGGIMVIALFAALGYFGLRTAQRAQTSFQGLAAASLTAGVVSQAFINIGYVVGLVPVTGIQLPMLSAGGTSAVITLWSMGMLASIARHEPDAVSAMQNYGRPRFDRMLFVPEPKATAQLRATRAERTRTHEQSRREQRYGVPVAHRVAPDDRAQRHSPRPTRNVEVTQRRPRPNQSERRRYR; this is encoded by the coding sequence ATGAAGCGAAATCGTCGACAGCAACCGCCGGCGCGTGCGCCAAAGACTGGCACCCGCGACGTGCCTCAAAGCGCACTGGGCCGGGCACATACGTCGTTCATTGCGGCGCTTGAGCAGCGGCCCCTCATTGACTACACCGTGATTCGGACCGTGGTGCTGGTGCTGGCTGCGTTGGGCATCGTGATGGTGATGAGCTCGTCGATGGCGTCATCGTTCGCTGCTTCGAGTAGCGTGTGGTCGACTGCGCTTCGGCAATCCCTGATGGTGCTGGCGGGCCTTGTCTTGTTTTGGGTTTCGCTGTTGGTCCCGCCCGAGCGCATCCGGAAGCTGGCCACGCCACTATTCCTCTTCGCGGTGTTCCTGCTGGTACTGGTGCTGCTAATCGGTACCGGACGTGAGGAAGTCGGTTCGCAATCGTGGCTGATGTTCGGCTCGTTGACGATGCAGCCTTCTGAGTTCGCCCGTGTGGCTATTGCAATTTGGGGTGCTGCGGTGCTGTCGAAGAAGCAGCCGCCAGCATCGGCGCCTGCGTGGCAGTCGCCGACCGCACAGTTCTTGCTTGGAGCGGGCGTGTGCATCCTCCTGATTGCGAAGCAGGGTGACGCCGGCATGACCATGTCGTTTGCCGCCATCGTGATCTTTGTGCTGTGGTTCGCAGGCTTCCCGCTCAAGGCCATCGGCATCCTCTGCGGGCTCATCGGTGCCGCAGCGGTCATGTTGTTCCTGCTTGGCGGCTTCCGCTCGCAACGCTTCCACGTCTACTTCGAGGCGCTGTTCGGAAACTTCAGCGATACTCGCGGTGCTGCGTTCCAGACGCACCAAGGATTCCTTTCTCTTGCCGACGGCTCCCTCTTCGGCGTCGGCCTCGGACAGTCCCGCGCGAAGTGGTTCTACCTCCCAGAGGCTCGAAACGACTTCATCTTCGCCGTCATCGGCGAAGAGCTCGGTATGTGGGGCGGCATTATGGTGATCGCCCTGTTTGCTGCCCTTGGCTACTTCGGTTTGCGCACTGCGCAACGCGCACAGACATCGTTCCAGGGACTCGCCGCTGCCTCGTTAACAGCAGGCGTAGTTTCGCAGGCGTTCATTAACATCGGGTACGTCGTCGGCCTTGTGCCGGTGACGGGTATTCAGCTGCCGATGTTGTCCGCCGGTGGTACCTCGGCAGTGATTACCTTGTGGTCGATGGGCATGCTGGCCTCCATTGCCCGCCACGAGCCCGACGCAGTCTCGGCCATGCAGAACTACGGGCGCCCACGCTTCGACAGAATGCTGTTCGTCCCGGAGCCGAAGGCGACGGCACAGCTGCGCGCGACTCGCGCGGAGCGAACTCGTACACATGAGCAGTCACGCCGAGAGCAACGGTACGGAGTGCCTGTTGCTCACCGAGTTGCCCCAGACGACCGTGCTCAGCGGCACTCGCCCCGGCCCACCAGGAATGTCGAGGTAACGCAACGGAGACCACGACCGAACCAATCAGAGCGACGCCGGTACCGTTAG
- the murD gene encoding UDP-N-acetylmuramoyl-L-alanine--D-glutamate ligase, which yields MTDTSMIPAEISRGVLLAGAGVSGRGVLGMLQQVGVPCIVADDSEENREFAERTWGVRAVDTQLAHEYFGEVGVVVTSPGWRPDTPLLVDAASAQLDVIGDVELCYRLDRAGVFGPPREWLVVTGTNGKTTTTGMLAAMMQEASARTGKRALACGNIGTAVADAVVAPQRVDVLVAELSSFQLHWSSQLVPNAAVLLNLADDHIDWHGSFEAYAAAKAKVLKASNAVVGIDDEHVQAIVAQNDRKQFFGFTLGQPEEGQVGVIDGKLVAHRDGSVLELADTNGIEPAGAAGVLDAGAAAAVALLCGATPSEIREALAGFHVAGHRGAVVHEANGVRWIDNSKATNPHAADSALTGAGTVVWVAGGQLKGAAIDEVVEKHVGHMRAVALLGVDRMEIYDAVKRLAPDLPIFATDSTDPEVAMDAVVRFAGEHAQPGDSVVLAPAAASLDMYPGMSARGDAFRAAARRHFSLQ from the coding sequence ATGACCGATACGAGTATGATCCCCGCAGAGATTTCCCGCGGCGTGCTGCTGGCTGGTGCGGGCGTTTCGGGCCGAGGGGTGCTCGGCATGCTCCAGCAGGTCGGCGTTCCATGCATCGTCGCGGACGACAGCGAGGAAAACCGCGAGTTCGCTGAGCGCACGTGGGGAGTGCGGGCCGTCGATACGCAGCTGGCACACGAGTACTTCGGTGAGGTCGGGGTAGTAGTGACGTCTCCAGGGTGGAGGCCCGACACGCCGCTGCTTGTCGACGCCGCCTCGGCCCAACTCGATGTCATCGGTGATGTCGAGCTGTGCTACCGGTTGGATCGCGCGGGCGTGTTCGGGCCACCGCGCGAGTGGCTCGTTGTGACAGGCACGAACGGTAAAACCACCACCACTGGCATGCTCGCAGCCATGATGCAGGAGGCATCTGCCCGCACTGGTAAGCGTGCGCTGGCGTGCGGAAACATCGGTACCGCCGTGGCTGACGCGGTGGTGGCTCCCCAGCGTGTCGACGTGCTCGTGGCCGAGCTGTCCAGTTTCCAGTTGCATTGGTCGAGCCAGCTCGTTCCCAACGCGGCAGTTCTACTCAACCTTGCGGACGACCACATTGACTGGCACGGCTCATTCGAGGCGTACGCGGCTGCGAAGGCGAAGGTGCTCAAAGCTTCCAACGCCGTGGTCGGCATCGATGACGAGCACGTGCAAGCGATCGTGGCACAGAATGACCGCAAGCAATTCTTCGGTTTTACGCTCGGCCAGCCCGAAGAGGGCCAGGTCGGTGTTATCGACGGCAAGCTCGTTGCGCACCGCGACGGCTCGGTCCTTGAACTGGCAGATACGAATGGCATTGAACCCGCGGGTGCTGCAGGCGTGCTGGACGCAGGCGCCGCCGCTGCCGTGGCGTTGCTGTGTGGTGCGACACCCTCTGAGATTCGTGAAGCACTCGCAGGCTTCCACGTTGCGGGGCATCGCGGAGCCGTGGTCCACGAGGCGAATGGCGTTCGGTGGATCGACAACTCGAAGGCGACGAACCCGCACGCGGCTGATTCGGCGTTGACCGGGGCGGGCACCGTCGTGTGGGTTGCAGGTGGTCAGCTGAAGGGCGCTGCGATTGATGAGGTCGTCGAAAAACATGTGGGGCACATGCGTGCCGTAGCGCTGCTTGGGGTCGACCGCATGGAAATTTACGACGCCGTCAAGCGGCTGGCACCTGACCTGCCTATCTTTGCGACTGACTCGACTGACCCCGAGGTGGCAATGGACGCCGTGGTTCGCTTTGCTGGAGAGCATGCGCAGCCTGGCGATAGCGTTGTGCTGGCACCGGCTGCCGCGAGCCTGGACATGTATCCGGGTATGTCTGCGCGCGGCGACGCGTTTCGTGCGGCCGCCAGGCGACACTTTTCACTACAGTAA
- the mraY gene encoding phospho-N-acetylmuramoyl-pentapeptide-transferase gives MIQVIVAGVISFLVSIFVTPLLIRYFHRREIGQEIREDGPQSHARKRGTPTMGGIAILLAITLGYLASSIVALATNHAAFTASGVIVLGLTLALGLVGLADDGIKLFMKRNLGLNKTAKLVSQFAIAIVFGLLITRFPDENGLTPGSTLLSFVRDIETIDIAVGGGILGAILFLIFIYILLAAWSNAVNLTDGLDGLAAGTTALVMAAYTMITFWQFRNSCEAALAAGCYNVRDPLDLAVLAAAGFGACVGFLWWNASPAKIFMGDTGSLALGGLVAGLSVASKTELLMIIIGALFVLEAASVVIQVASFKSTGKRVFRMAPFHHHFEQGGWAETTVVVRFWLIAAMAVALGTAIFYGEWLTQNGVTLS, from the coding sequence ATGATTCAAGTAATTGTCGCAGGAGTTATTAGCTTCCTCGTTTCCATTTTTGTCACACCTTTGTTGATTCGGTATTTCCACCGCCGCGAGATCGGCCAGGAAATTCGGGAGGACGGGCCGCAGTCGCACGCGCGGAAGCGCGGCACCCCAACGATGGGTGGCATCGCTATTTTGCTCGCGATCACGCTGGGCTACTTGGCTAGCTCGATTGTCGCGCTGGCCACTAACCACGCGGCGTTTACCGCGAGCGGCGTCATCGTGCTGGGCTTGACATTGGCGCTTGGCCTGGTCGGGCTTGCCGACGACGGTATTAAACTCTTCATGAAGCGCAATCTCGGTTTGAATAAGACTGCGAAGCTTGTGTCCCAGTTTGCAATTGCCATTGTTTTCGGCCTGCTGATCACGCGATTCCCTGACGAGAACGGCTTGACGCCAGGCTCGACCCTGCTCAGTTTTGTACGCGATATCGAAACGATTGACATCGCGGTCGGCGGCGGAATCCTTGGCGCAATTCTGTTCCTGATCTTTATCTACATTCTGCTGGCTGCTTGGTCGAACGCGGTGAACCTCACCGACGGGCTCGACGGGTTGGCCGCTGGTACGACTGCTCTGGTGATGGCCGCGTACACCATGATCACGTTCTGGCAGTTCCGGAACTCTTGCGAGGCAGCGCTGGCAGCGGGCTGCTACAACGTCCGTGACCCGCTTGACTTGGCGGTGCTTGCGGCTGCAGGCTTCGGTGCCTGCGTTGGATTCCTGTGGTGGAACGCGTCCCCGGCCAAGATTTTCATGGGTGATACGGGTTCGCTGGCGCTCGGTGGCCTCGTAGCGGGCCTGTCAGTGGCATCCAAGACCGAGCTTCTGATGATCATCATTGGCGCACTCTTCGTGCTCGAGGCAGCCTCGGTGGTCATCCAGGTGGCATCGTTTAAGTCCACCGGCAAGCGCGTGTTCCGGATGGCGCCGTTCCACCACCACTTTGAGCAAGGAGGCTGGGCGGAGACAACCGTGGTTGTGCGTTTCTGGCTCATCGCTGCGATGGCGGTCGCGCTCGGCACCGCAATTTTCTACGGTGAGTGGCTCACACAGAACGGAGTGACGCTGTCATGA
- a CDS encoding UDP-N-acetylmuramoyl-tripeptide--D-alanyl-D-alanine ligase yields the protein MIACSLGEIAEIVGGTLSKEADPEAKVSGGVEFDSRKVSEGDLFLALKGARVDGHDFVGTALEQGAVAAITTRDVGAPAVIVPCAEIRPDDNSDLAASDPTGSALGVVAGLSKLAAHVARRLVREHGLTIVGVTGSAGKTSTKDLIAAVLRHKGETVAPPGSFNNEIGHPYTVLRCTQETAFLVAEMSARGIGHIAHLAKIAPPSIGVVLNVGSAHLGEFGSREAIAQAKGELVESLPDADHGGIAILNADDPFVAGMRPRTTAKVWMFSAEGSPEADFFATDISLDEVARASFVMHTPDGQQHRVRLGVHGAHQVGNALAAAAVGFGAGMQPEAIAAALSQARTVSVNRMDVRTREDGVTVINDAYNANPESMRAGIAALASTAAAHPGARSIAVLGEMGELGEESASAHAELAGELVKHNITDLVAVGQSDAMESLAQAAQQQGIATQSVADSAEASNAVEATIATATPPPAVVLVKASNAQKLWVVAEQLMRTRTLDSQSKSTNENEAR from the coding sequence ATGATTGCATGTTCGTTGGGTGAGATCGCCGAGATCGTCGGGGGAACGCTGTCGAAGGAGGCGGACCCCGAGGCGAAAGTATCGGGTGGCGTCGAGTTTGATTCGCGGAAGGTGTCTGAGGGCGACCTTTTCCTTGCGCTGAAAGGCGCGAGGGTTGATGGACACGACTTCGTCGGCACGGCATTGGAGCAGGGCGCGGTAGCCGCCATAACCACGCGCGACGTGGGTGCTCCTGCGGTGATCGTTCCGTGCGCCGAGATTCGGCCAGATGACAACTCTGACTTGGCTGCGAGCGACCCAACGGGCAGTGCACTCGGTGTTGTCGCGGGCCTTTCGAAGCTCGCAGCGCACGTGGCTCGCCGCCTAGTTCGCGAACACGGACTCACAATTGTCGGCGTGACCGGTTCGGCGGGGAAGACCTCGACGAAAGACCTGATCGCTGCGGTGCTTCGCCACAAAGGCGAGACCGTGGCTCCTCCGGGATCCTTTAATAACGAGATTGGTCACCCGTACACGGTGCTGCGCTGCACACAGGAGACGGCGTTTTTGGTGGCGGAGATGTCCGCGAGGGGCATTGGGCACATCGCGCATCTTGCAAAGATTGCCCCGCCATCAATCGGCGTGGTGCTCAACGTTGGCTCCGCACACCTTGGGGAGTTTGGCTCACGCGAGGCGATTGCTCAGGCGAAGGGCGAGTTAGTCGAATCACTCCCTGATGCGGATCACGGTGGAATCGCCATCTTGAACGCCGATGACCCATTTGTTGCAGGTATGCGCCCCCGCACAACTGCGAAGGTGTGGATGTTTTCGGCTGAGGGCTCGCCCGAAGCAGACTTTTTTGCCACAGACATCTCATTGGACGAGGTTGCCCGAGCATCGTTTGTGATGCACACGCCAGACGGGCAACAGCACAGAGTTCGCCTGGGCGTGCACGGCGCCCACCAGGTTGGCAACGCGCTTGCTGCGGCGGCAGTCGGTTTCGGTGCGGGCATGCAGCCTGAAGCGATCGCGGCAGCGCTGAGCCAGGCACGGACCGTATCCGTGAACCGCATGGATGTGCGCACCCGCGAGGATGGCGTGACTGTCATTAACGACGCGTACAACGCAAACCCTGAATCAATGCGTGCCGGTATCGCAGCGCTTGCGTCGACGGCTGCCGCACACCCGGGGGCGCGCTCGATAGCGGTGCTCGGTGAGATGGGCGAGCTCGGCGAGGAGTCCGCGTCAGCCCACGCTGAGCTCGCCGGAGAACTGGTAAAGCACAACATCACGGACCTCGTAGCAGTGGGGCAAAGTGACGCGATGGAATCGCTGGCGCAAGCGGCACAGCAGCAGGGCATCGCCACACAGTCTGTTGCCGATAGTGCCGAGGCAAGCAACGCTGTTGAAGCTACGATTGCCACTGCCACACCCCCGCCAGCAGTGGTGCTGGTCAAAGCGTCGAACGCCCAAAAGTTGTGGGTGGTGGCTGAACAACTCATGCGCACCCGTACGCTTGACAGTCAAAGTAAGTCAACCAATGAGAATGAAGCAAGGTAG